The following are encoded together in the Bradymonas sediminis genome:
- a CDS encoding DUF7710 domain-containing protein, translating to MGRDNLSGLWVFNGACARFPCGVFSTRKLAETEIERFGLTGVLTEYPLDMTVFEWAVTEELFAPSEEQQNSPEFIQRFTSAHLEHYHYEDGELA from the coding sequence ATGGGAAGAGATAACTTAAGCGGCCTTTGGGTGTTTAACGGTGCTTGTGCGCGTTTCCCGTGCGGTGTGTTTAGTACACGTAAGCTCGCAGAAACTGAAATTGAGCGATTTGGATTAACAGGAGTTCTTACAGAATATCCATTAGATATGACAGTTTTTGAATGGGCTGTGACGGAAGAATTGTTTGCTCCTTCCGAGGAACAGCAAAACTCTCCGGAGTTTATTCAGCGTTTTACCTCAGCACATCTTGAACACTACCATTATGAGGATGGTGAACTTGCATAA
- a CDS encoding RHS repeat-associated core domain-containing protein, with protein MGAWDETLRVSELDAPTHQFVGFEPDPATGWYFMGARVYDPELRRWLSPDPLLLAAPELGSGEGIELNLYSYAGNNPIVYTDPDGTCRRNGAKVDCFSAAWEAYQAITATTQQSLDQGNYGDAAAGMVLGTAQTVNVGAGFVAQGFADIWNAGVDAKGGNYTPLVMTVGMAVVPGGQVGKVAKGVNTTVSRSVKRRSKTVSQLPTPPTLPPKSVAKSGDIEIIHYTKSGDHGPAHMHVKGGGKEVRIGQNGRV; from the coding sequence GTGGGTGCCTGGGACGAGACGCTTCGGGTCAGCGAGCTCGACGCGCCGACCCACCAATTTGTCGGCTTTGAGCCGGACCCGGCGACCGGGTGGTATTTTATGGGGGCCAGGGTTTATGACCCGGAGTTGAGGCGGTGGTTATCGCCGGATCCGTTGTTGTTGGCGGCGCCGGAACTCGGTTCGGGGGAAGGGATAGAGCTAAATTTATATTCCTACGCCGGTAATAATCCGATTGTTTATACCGATCCAGATGGAACGTGTCGGCGAAATGGCGCTAAGGTTGACTGCTTTTCGGCGGCTTGGGAGGCATATCAGGCAATTACCGCCACAACCCAGCAGAGCCTTGACCAAGGGAACTACGGCGACGCGGCCGCAGGCATGGTGCTTGGCACAGCCCAAACAGTTAATGTGGGGGCTGGGTTTGTGGCTCAGGGTTTCGCCGACATTTGGAACGCCGGAGTGGATGCGAAAGGTGGCAATTATACTCCACTCGTAATGACTGTTGGCATGGCGGTTGTACCTGGTGGGCAGGTTGGAAAGGTTGCGAAGGGAGTAAATACAACTGTTTCGAGGTCGGTTAAGCGGCGGTCGAAGACGGTTAGCCAGTTACCAACTCCACCAACACTTCCGCCTAAAAGCGTTGCGAAAAGTGGCGACATCGAAATAATTCACTATACTAAGAGTGGTGATCACGGACCCGCGCATATGCATGTGAAGGGAGGAGGTAAGGAAGTCAGGATTGGACAGAATGGCAGGGTGTGA
- a CDS encoding IS4 family transposase, whose translation MTTFLPDFVIEKYARALGVVVRERKVDPVMLVWTLVLGFPAGSKRSIASLRRRFQQVASITIARSSFHDRLTGLLADLIKRLVDWRLAVQKKSITKNAAKRLDGFSELLALDSTVIGLHQMLAHRWASTQPGQAAAKLHMVTNVVSGTANSVKMTGQTRADIGPWKTVGSWVKNCLLMVDLGYYDFHLFRRIAKKGGFFLSRAKSNANPRIVASHQRVAGNSINLVGQKLQDVLARLERRIIDVEVEVPVKLRKYRGRSRTAKMRMRLVGQKHAETGQYHLYFTNIGPETLGADEIAQTYRLRWQVELLFTRLKTTMRLNQIPSSKPEVVKALIYASILALLLSNAFLQVLRQINPGRTYPAQRMDAVFRDFATVILLHIAQKRGARRIDLFKLMTAEAADPNRNRPGSHDILSAIPLAHKPDTVAFEEVSA comes from the coding sequence TTGACAACCTTTCTTCCAGACTTTGTCATCGAAAAGTATGCGCGGGCGCTCGGCGTCGTCGTGCGAGAGCGCAAGGTCGACCCAGTCATGCTCGTCTGGACGCTTGTGTTGGGGTTTCCGGCGGGCTCTAAACGGAGCATCGCCTCGCTGAGGCGGCGCTTTCAGCAGGTCGCGTCCATCACGATTGCCCGTTCGTCATTCCACGACCGGCTGACCGGTTTGCTGGCCGACCTCATCAAACGGTTGGTCGACTGGAGGCTGGCGGTGCAGAAGAAGTCGATCACCAAAAACGCGGCCAAGCGCCTCGACGGCTTCAGCGAGCTTCTGGCGCTGGATTCGACCGTCATCGGGCTTCATCAGATGCTCGCCCACAGATGGGCGTCGACCCAGCCTGGCCAGGCTGCAGCCAAGTTGCATATGGTCACAAACGTCGTGTCAGGCACCGCCAATTCGGTTAAAATGACCGGCCAGACCCGGGCTGATATCGGCCCGTGGAAGACCGTCGGTTCGTGGGTCAAAAATTGCCTGCTGATGGTCGACCTGGGCTATTACGATTTTCATTTATTCAGGCGCATCGCCAAAAAGGGCGGGTTTTTCTTAAGCCGCGCCAAGTCCAACGCAAACCCGCGCATCGTCGCCTCCCACCAGCGGGTGGCGGGGAACTCTATCAATTTAGTCGGCCAGAAGCTCCAAGACGTCTTGGCGCGGCTTGAGCGCCGCATTATTGATGTTGAAGTCGAAGTCCCCGTGAAGCTTCGAAAGTATCGCGGTCGCAGTCGAACCGCGAAAATGCGTATGCGCTTGGTCGGCCAAAAACATGCCGAAACCGGTCAATACCACCTCTATTTTACCAATATCGGCCCCGAAACCCTCGGCGCCGACGAGATCGCCCAGACCTACCGGTTGCGCTGGCAGGTCGAACTATTGTTTACGCGGCTCAAAACGACGATGCGTCTCAATCAGATTCCCAGCTCAAAACCCGAAGTCGTCAAGGCGCTTATTTACGCGTCCATCCTCGCACTTTTGCTCTCCAACGCGTTTCTACAGGTGTTGCGCCAAATTAACCCTGGCCGCACCTATCCCGCCCAGCGCATGGACGCGGTTTTTCGCGATTTCGCCACCGTAATATTGCTCCATATCGCCCAGAAACGGGGGGCGCGCCGGATTGATTTGTTCAAGCTGATGACGGCCGAAGCTGCGGATCCCAATCGCAATAGACCCGGTTCACACGACATCCTATCAGCGATTCCCCTGGCTCATAAGCCCGATACGGTCGCTTTTGAGGAGGTTTCGGCTTAA
- a CDS encoding IS4 family transposase, whose product MTTFLPDFVIEKYARALGVVVRERKVDPVMLVWTLVLGFPAGSKRTIASLRRRFQQVASITIARSSFHDRLTGLLADLIKRLVDWRLAVQKKSITKNAAKRLDGFSELLALDSTVIGLHQMLAHRWASTQPGQAAAKLHMVTNVVSGTANSVKMTGQTRADIGPWKTVGSWVKNCLLMVDLGYYDFHLFRRIAKKGGFFLSRAKSNANPRIVASHQRVAGNSINLVGQKLQDVLARLERRIIDVEVEVPVKLRKYRGRSRTAKMRMRLVGQKHAETGQYHLYFTNIGPETLGADEIAQTYRLRWQVELLFTRLKTTMRLNQIPSSKPEVVKALIYASILALLLSNAFLQVLRQINPGRTYPAQRMDAVFRDFATVILLHIAQKRGARRIDLFKLMTAEAADPNRNRPGSHDILSAIPLAHKPDTVAFEEVSA is encoded by the coding sequence TTGACAACCTTTCTTCCAGACTTTGTCATCGAAAAGTATGCGCGGGCGCTCGGCGTCGTCGTGCGAGAGCGCAAGGTCGACCCAGTCATGCTCGTCTGGACGCTTGTGTTGGGGTTTCCGGCGGGCTCTAAACGGACCATCGCCTCGCTGAGGCGCCGCTTTCAGCAGGTCGCGTCCATCACGATTGCCCGTTCGTCATTCCACGACCGGCTGACCGGTTTGCTGGCCGACCTCATCAAACGGTTGGTCGACTGGAGGCTGGCGGTGCAGAAGAAGTCGATCACCAAAAACGCGGCCAAGCGCCTCGACGGCTTCAGCGAGCTTCTGGCGCTGGATTCGACCGTCATCGGGCTTCATCAGATGCTCGCCCACAGATGGGCGTCGACTCAGCCTGGCCAGGCTGCAGCCAAGTTGCATATGGTCACAAACGTCGTGTCAGGCACCGCCAATTCGGTTAAAATGACCGGCCAGACCCGGGCTGATATCGGCCCGTGGAAGACCGTCGGTTCGTGGGTCAAAAATTGCCTGCTGATGGTCGACCTGGGCTATTACGATTTTCATTTATTCAGGCGCATCGCCAAAAAGGGCGGGTTTTTCTTAAGCCGCGCCAAGTCCAACGCAAACCCGCGCATCGTCGCCTCCCACCAGCGGGTGGCGGGGAACTCTATCAATTTAGTCGGCCAGAAGCTCCAAGACGTCTTGGCGCGGCTTGAGCGCCGCATTATTGATGTTGAAGTCGAAGTCCCCGTGAAGCTTCGAAAGTATCGCGGTCGCAGTCGAACCGCGAAAATGCGTATGCGCTTGGTCGGCCAAAAACATGCCGAAACCGGTCAATACCACCTCTATTTTACCAATATCGGCCCCGAAACCCTCGGCGCCGACGAGATCGCCCAGACCTACCGGTTGCGCTGGCAGGTCGAACTATTGTTTACGCGGCTCAAAACGACGATGCGTCTCAATCAGATTCCCAGCTCAAAACCCGAAGTCGTCAAGGCGCTTATTTACGCGTCCATCCTCGCACTTTTGCTCTCCAACGCGTTTTTACAGGTGTTGCGCCAAATTAACCCTGGCCGCACCTATCCCGCCCAGCGCATGGACGCGGTTTTTCGCGACTTCGCCACCGTAATATTGCTCCATATCGCCCAGAAACGGGGAGCGCGCCGGATTGATTTGTTCAAGCTGATGACGGCCGAAGCTGCGGATCCCAATCGCAATAGACCCGGTTCACACGACATCCTATCAGCGATTCCCCTGGCTCATAAGCCCGATACGGTCGCTTTTGAGGAGGTTTCGGCTTAA
- a CDS encoding IS3 family transposase (programmed frameshift) gives MKRYPKEFKQEAVRLSYLDDRTCVQVADELGIDVRSLYQWRSQAKKNGEDAFPGKGKQTPEQAEISELKKKVRRLEQERAILKKAMSIFADREQVRYEVIESHRDEFPVTLLCEVLDVSTSGYYDWRKRPPSKRQQEDEALLNKIEDIHAKSRETYGSPRIHRVLKDEGRVVGRNRVARLMRDNGIKAAQKRRSRRTTDSNHAFPLADNLLAREFSTTQPNQVWLADITYVDTQQGWLYLAAILDIYSRKIVGWAMDETMGRKLCINALQMAVLNREPDEGLLHHSDRGCQYASGDYQELLKDYGMTCSMSRKGNCWDNAPMESFFGTLKTESLHRRVFATRDEARQEIFEYIEVFYNRQRKHSALDFASPSEFEMANAA, from the exons ATGAAGCGGTATCCAAAGGAATTTAAGCAAGAGGCGGTTCGCCTGTCGTATCTCGACGACCGTACTTGCGTGCAAGTTGCAGACGAACTCGGGATCGATGTCCGAAGCCTTTATCAATGGCGTAGCCAGGCTAAAAAGAACGGCGAGGATGCCTTTCCTGGCAAGGGAAAGCAGACGCCGGAGCAGGCCGAGATTAGCGAACTTAAGAAGAAGGTGCGGCGCCTCGAGCAAGAGCGAGCCATCTTAAAAAAAGCTATGAGTATCTTCGCCGACAGGGAACAG GTGAGATACGAAGTCATCGAGTCGCATCGCGACGAGTTCCCGGTCACGCTTTTGTGCGAGGTATTGGACGTCTCCACCAGCGGGTATTACGATTGGCGAAAGCGTCCCCCGAGCAAGCGTCAGCAAGAAGATGAGGCGTTGCTCAATAAAATTGAGGACATTCACGCAAAGAGCCGAGAGACCTATGGAAGCCCAAGAATCCATCGCGTTCTCAAGGATGAAGGCCGTGTCGTCGGTCGAAACCGCGTGGCGAGACTAATGCGCGACAACGGCATTAAAGCGGCTCAGAAGCGGCGGAGCAGGCGTACAACCGACTCCAATCACGCGTTCCCGTTGGCCGATAACCTGCTTGCGCGCGAGTTCAGCACGACCCAGCCTAATCAAGTCTGGCTGGCGGACATTACCTACGTCGACACGCAGCAGGGTTGGCTATATTTGGCGGCTATTCTCGATATCTATAGCCGCAAAATCGTTGGCTGGGCGATGGATGAAACGATGGGTCGAAAGTTGTGTATAAATGCGCTGCAGATGGCTGTGCTTAACCGAGAGCCCGATGAAGGCCTATTGCACCACTCCGACCGAGGCTGCCAATATGCCAGCGGCGACTATCAGGAGTTGCTTAAAGATTACGGCATGACCTGTTCGATGAGTCGCAAGGGCAACTGCTGGGACAATGCGCCGATGGAAAGCTTCTTCGGCACCTTAAAGACCGAGTCGCTTCATCGCAGAGTCTTTGCGACCCGGGATGAAGCACGGCAAGAAATCTTCGAATATATTGAGGTTTTTTATAATCGGCAGCGCAAACACTCGGCGCTCGATTTTGCCAGTCCATCCGAGTTCGAAATGGCCAATGCGGCTTAA
- the tnpC gene encoding IS66 family transposase: protein MEILPDKRDLRIAELEAENARLRGCLKERELYCAKLAAQLEQALKRIDQLERQLDLNSQNSSKPPSSDGPKQRAQRKKKENGKRAQGAQKGHPGHHRELWPPEKVDHQKQYFPTNCSECGLELAAEDARGEPVRHQVFEVPPKLIECTEHQRMACECPGCGHRTRAKLPEAVEKSGWGPRLVGLLATLGTLTTDTRRQLDWFVGEVLGAPSSLGCVQRHLEEASAALKPGFDQACTAIQRAEQVGVDETGWRKGRLPHWIWVIQSAQAAVYRIRSGRTKAVAQEIIGAPGARIFVTDRYGAYSYLAAERHQICHAHLLREFVKMSELDGEVGQIGKKLEVMSRELQGKWARTNADEIPHEKCVIWVRQKVRPKWEALLKKAAAHGKAAPAVVRWLLKDKHLKMAWVFLEHPGVEMTNNASERALRGPVVQRKISWGSQSNAGLRMMERLWTIAETCKRQSISALDYITQAVEALRNEAPAPLLIA from the coding sequence ATGGAGATACTACCCGACAAACGTGATTTACGCATCGCCGAGCTCGAAGCCGAGAACGCCCGTCTTCGTGGATGCCTGAAGGAACGGGAACTTTATTGCGCCAAACTCGCCGCGCAACTCGAACAAGCGTTAAAGCGCATTGACCAATTGGAGCGCCAACTCGATTTGAATTCGCAGAACTCCTCGAAGCCGCCGTCCAGCGATGGGCCGAAGCAGCGTGCCCAGCGTAAAAAAAAAGAAAACGGAAAACGCGCCCAGGGCGCTCAAAAGGGGCATCCGGGCCACCACCGTGAGCTTTGGCCGCCGGAGAAGGTGGACCATCAAAAGCAGTATTTTCCCACAAATTGCTCAGAATGTGGGCTCGAGCTAGCGGCTGAAGATGCACGCGGCGAGCCGGTGCGCCATCAAGTTTTTGAGGTTCCGCCGAAGCTTATCGAATGCACCGAACACCAGCGCATGGCCTGTGAGTGCCCGGGGTGCGGGCATCGAACGCGCGCAAAGCTGCCCGAAGCGGTCGAAAAAAGCGGTTGGGGGCCGCGCCTGGTTGGGCTGCTGGCCACACTTGGAACGCTTACGACGGACACGCGCCGGCAACTCGACTGGTTTGTCGGCGAGGTGCTCGGCGCGCCCAGCTCGCTCGGGTGCGTGCAGCGCCATCTTGAGGAGGCAAGCGCCGCGCTAAAGCCCGGATTCGATCAGGCGTGCACGGCGATTCAGCGGGCCGAGCAGGTCGGGGTCGATGAAACCGGCTGGCGAAAAGGCCGACTTCCGCATTGGATCTGGGTCATTCAGAGCGCACAGGCTGCCGTCTATCGGATCCGGTCGGGTCGTACTAAAGCGGTCGCCCAGGAGATTATCGGCGCCCCCGGCGCGCGTATCTTCGTTACCGATCGCTACGGCGCGTACTCATATTTGGCGGCCGAACGTCATCAAATTTGTCATGCGCACCTGCTACGCGAGTTTGTAAAAATGTCGGAACTCGACGGCGAAGTCGGCCAGATTGGCAAGAAATTGGAGGTCATGAGCCGCGAACTTCAGGGTAAATGGGCGCGCACGAACGCCGATGAAATCCCGCACGAAAAATGCGTCATATGGGTCCGCCAAAAGGTGCGCCCAAAGTGGGAAGCCTTGCTCAAAAAGGCGGCGGCCCACGGGAAAGCCGCGCCGGCGGTAGTTCGCTGGCTTCTAAAAGATAAGCATCTAAAGATGGCCTGGGTTTTTCTGGAACACCCCGGCGTTGAGATGACCAACAACGCCTCGGAGCGCGCGCTTCGCGGGCCAGTGGTCCAGCGAAAGATCTCCTGGGGCTCGCAATCCAACGCCGGATTGCGGATGATGGAGCGGCTGTGGACCATCGCAGAGACTTGCAAGCGCCAGTCGATCAGCGCCCTCGATTATATCACCCAAGCGGTTGAGGCGCTGAGAAATGAGGCACCAGCACCGCTCTTGATCGCGTAA
- a CDS encoding 2-oxoglutarate dehydrogenase E1 component: protein MTKASKKALPQSQANTTEFSGSNLPYIEQLYGQYLRDAASVDPSWLPIFAEYLDQMGAEDPRPNFKRRSLFRAGASASNGQSAVDDGIYTDRVQNTSVEAPGRTAGFAARVESLVRAYRLHGHLAAKIDPLGFERPAPPPELDPASYGFNSSDMDTPVRCKALFGDNQQTSLREVLAKLKSLYCDSIAVQYQNMPVSRSRIWLRDQIELNNYAPLDTAEQKRALRRLIEADAFESFLGKKYVGAKRFSVTGGDALIPMLDAMLNEFGELGVEEVIFGMAHRGRLNVLHNIMDKPAEMMLSEFEKNPVPMEFLGSSDVKYHMGYSSDFESATGKKIHLSLCFNPSHLEFVNPVVVGRARAKQHRKGEESAHQQIVPVLMHGDAAFAGQGIVTETLNMSQLDAYDVGGTIHIVINNQIGFTAEPSEARSTTYATDVAKMLSVPIFHVNGNDPDACVRVMKLAARYRQMFGEDVIIDLVCYREYGHNEGDEPRFTQPLMYQAVDKLKPVREIYADELIAKNILTAEEASAQFDARTEMYSKVFDKVHTAPEKTTVDTMNGLWKPYKGGDVAEDHDVDTTISKELLLELGETLSQVPDDFTPHRTLGRLLKSRVQMAKGEKPMDWGMGEALAFGSLLKENTSIRLSGQDCVRGTFSHRHAALRDINNGDQYWPARHIAEEQGEFQVYNSLLSESAVLGFEYGYSLDSPDALVMWEAQFGDFSNGAQVIMDQFISAGEDKWMRLSGLVMLLPHGYEGQGPEHSSARLERYLQMCAEDNMIVCNPTTPAQYFHMIRRQVLSPLRKPLIVMTPKSLLRLNEASSTVDELTSGGFQKIKGETSEKVDPAKVKRVLMCSGKVYYDLDEYRQANELHDTAIIRFEQLYPLRKEDIDAALAEFPNREKVCWVQEEPKNMGPWPYLFERFYDYDLLPIEYVGRVASASPATGSRDAHLIEQAALVEKAFKG from the coding sequence GTGACGAAAGCGTCGAAGAAAGCACTTCCACAGTCGCAAGCAAATACGACCGAATTTAGCGGTAGCAACCTGCCTTATATTGAGCAGCTCTATGGGCAATACCTGCGCGATGCCGCGTCGGTCGACCCGAGCTGGCTGCCGATCTTTGCGGAGTACCTCGACCAGATGGGCGCCGAGGACCCGCGCCCTAATTTCAAGCGTCGCTCCCTCTTCCGCGCCGGAGCGAGCGCCAGCAACGGCCAGAGTGCCGTGGACGACGGCATCTATACCGACCGCGTCCAGAACACCTCGGTCGAGGCCCCCGGGCGCACCGCCGGGTTCGCCGCGCGCGTGGAGTCGCTGGTGCGCGCCTACCGCCTGCATGGGCATCTGGCCGCAAAGATCGACCCGCTCGGCTTTGAGCGCCCCGCCCCGCCGCCCGAATTGGACCCGGCAAGCTACGGGTTCAACAGCAGCGACATGGACACACCGGTGCGCTGCAAGGCGCTGTTTGGCGACAACCAGCAGACCTCGCTGCGCGAGGTGCTGGCCAAGCTAAAGTCGCTCTATTGCGACTCGATCGCGGTGCAATACCAAAATATGCCGGTGTCGCGCTCGCGCATCTGGCTGCGCGACCAGATCGAGCTCAATAACTACGCCCCGCTTGACACCGCCGAGCAAAAGCGCGCGCTGCGCCGGCTGATCGAGGCGGACGCGTTTGAGTCCTTCTTGGGCAAAAAATACGTCGGCGCCAAGCGCTTCTCGGTGACCGGCGGCGACGCCCTGATCCCGATGCTCGACGCGATGCTCAACGAATTTGGGGAGCTCGGCGTCGAAGAGGTCATCTTCGGCATGGCGCATCGCGGCCGGCTCAACGTGCTCCATAATATCATGGACAAGCCCGCCGAGATGATGCTCTCGGAGTTCGAGAAGAACCCGGTCCCCATGGAGTTTTTGGGCTCCAGCGACGTGAAATACCACATGGGGTATTCGAGCGATTTCGAGAGCGCGACGGGCAAAAAGATCCACCTGTCGCTCTGCTTTAACCCGAGCCACCTCGAGTTCGTAAACCCGGTGGTCGTCGGGCGCGCGCGCGCCAAGCAACACCGCAAAGGCGAAGAGAGCGCGCACCAGCAGATCGTCCCGGTTCTGATGCACGGCGACGCGGCCTTCGCCGGCCAGGGCATCGTCACCGAGACGCTCAACATGTCCCAGCTCGACGCTTATGACGTCGGCGGCACGATTCATATCGTCATCAATAACCAGATCGGCTTCACCGCCGAGCCCAGCGAGGCCCGCTCGACTACCTACGCGACCGACGTCGCCAAGATGCTCTCGGTCCCGATCTTCCACGTCAACGGCAACGACCCGGACGCCTGCGTGCGCGTCATGAAACTCGCCGCGCGCTACCGCCAGATGTTCGGCGAAGACGTCATCATCGACCTGGTCTGCTACCGCGAATACGGCCACAACGAGGGCGACGAGCCCCGCTTCACCCAGCCGCTGATGTACCAGGCGGTCGACAAGCTCAAGCCCGTGCGCGAGATCTACGCCGACGAGCTGATCGCGAAGAATATCCTGACGGCCGAAGAGGCCAGCGCGCAATTCGACGCGCGCACGGAGATGTATAGTAAGGTCTTCGACAAGGTTCATACCGCGCCCGAGAAGACCACCGTCGACACCATGAACGGCCTGTGGAAGCCCTATAAGGGCGGCGACGTCGCCGAAGATCATGACGTCGACACGACCATCTCCAAAGAGTTGCTCCTCGAGTTGGGCGAAACGCTCAGCCAGGTCCCCGACGACTTCACCCCGCACCGCACCCTGGGGCGCCTGTTGAAGTCGCGCGTCCAGATGGCCAAGGGCGAAAAGCCCATGGACTGGGGCATGGGCGAGGCGCTGGCATTTGGCTCGCTGCTCAAGGAGAACACCTCGATTCGCCTCAGCGGCCAGGACTGCGTGCGCGGCACGTTTAGCCACCGCCACGCCGCGCTTCGCGACATCAATAACGGCGACCAATATTGGCCGGCCCGCCATATCGCCGAGGAACAGGGCGAATTCCAGGTCTATAATAGCCTGCTCTCCGAGTCGGCGGTCCTGGGCTTTGAGTACGGCTATAGCCTGGACTCCCCGGACGCCCTGGTCATGTGGGAAGCCCAATTCGGCGACTTCTCCAACGGCGCCCAGGTCATCATGGACCAGTTCATCAGCGCCGGCGAAGACAAATGGATGCGCCTCAGCGGTCTGGTGATGCTGCTGCCCCACGGCTACGAAGGCCAGGGCCCGGAGCACTCCAGCGCGCGCCTTGAGCGCTACCTGCAGATGTGCGCCGAAGACAATATGATCGTGTGCAACCCGACCACCCCGGCCCAGTATTTCCATATGATCCGCCGCCAGGTGCTCAGCCCGCTCAGAAAGCCGCTGATCGTCATGACCCCGAAGAGCCTACTTCGCCTCAACGAAGCCAGCTCCACGGTCGACGAACTCACCAGCGGCGGCTTCCAGAAGATCAAGGGCGAGACCTCCGAGAAGGTCGACCCGGCCAAGGTCAAGCGCGTGCTGATGTGCTCCGGCAAGGTCTATTATGACCTCGACGAGTACCGCCAGGCCAACGAGCTCCACGACACCGCGATCATCCGCTTCGAGCAGCTCTACCCGCTGCGCAAAGAGGATATCGACGCGGCGCTGGCCGAGTTCCCCAACCGCGAAAAGGTCTGTTGGGTCCAGGAAGAGCCGAAGAATATGGGCCCCTGGCCCTACCTCTTCGAGCGCTTCTACGACTA